Genomic window (Gemmatimonadota bacterium):
GCGTGCCGCAGCGGGGTGCCAGCACCGGGGCCAGCCCTCCCGTCGCCAGAACGGTGGCCGCGGGTTCACGCATTTCCGCACGGATCGCCTCCACCATTCCGTCGATCATCTTCGCCGCCCCGTGGAGGATGCCCGACTGCACGCAATCCCGAGTGTTGGTTCCAATCACACGGGAGGGAAAACGAAGGTCCACCCGGCAGAGGCGCGCCGCCCGTCGGATGAGATCCTCCGCGGAAGTCTCCACGCCGGGCGCGATGACGCCGCCGATGTAGGCACCCTTGTTGTCGAGACAGTCGAAGGTCGTGGCCGTGCCGAGGTCCACGACGATCGCGGGCGAACCCACGGCCTCCCGTGCGGCCAGCGCGTTGACGATGCGATCCGCGCCGACTTCGCGCGGATCGTCTACGCGTACGGGAATCCCGAGGTCCGTTTCCGCCGAGACAACCACCGGCTCCTGTGCGAGCGCCGTCCGGACATACTCGCAAAACGCCCTCGACAGATCCGGGACCACCGAGCAGAGGATCGTCCGCGAGACGGATGCTTCTCCATCCGGCATCTTCTCGCACAGACCGTCCACGAGCACACCCAGTTGCCCGGGAGTCGCGTCGCGGATGGTCGGTGCGCGCAGGACAGCCAGCGGCTCTTCCCCGCCGCCGAAGAGACCCAGCACCACATTCGTATTCCCGATGTCCACGGTCAGGAGCATCCCGCTTCCTCCTTCAGGCTGACATCTCCATTCGCCACGGCCACGATTCCCTCCGTTCCGGTCTCCAGAAGAAGCGATCCCGTCTCGTCGATGCCCAGCGACCTCCCCCGGAGGACGCTCCCCCCCTCTTCCACCACGACGGAGCGGCCGGGGAGGTCGTCCCGTCTGGAAAACCACGCCGGGAGGTCCAGTTCGCCCGCCTCCTCGGCATCCACCGCCCGCGCCAGTTCGCGAAGCACGGCGGCCAGAATCCGACTCCTCGGAAGCGACCGGCCCGTCGCCATCTCCAGCGAAGATGCCGGGGAGGCCAACCCCGACGGAAAGTCCGCAGGGCGATGGTGCACATTCACGCCGAACCCCACCACCGGAAAGAGCGTCCCCCCGGCTGTGCGCCCCTCCACGAGAAGCCCGCAGACCTTCCGTCCATCCATGCGCACATCATTGGGCCACTTGATGCGCGCCGGGACTCCCGCTTCGGACTCCAGCGCCCGCGCCACGGCCAGTGCAGCCACCAGCGAGAGGCGCGGCGCGCGCCGGGAATCGGAGGGAGGCGGCAGGACGACAGACGCCCAGATCCCGAGCCCGGGACGGGAGTCGAAGGAGCGGCCGCGCCGCCCGCGCCCGGCGCTCTGGTGTTCCGCGACAAGCGTGGCCCCGACGGGGGTATCCGCGGGGTCACGCGCAAGGAGCGCGGCGTTGGTGGAGTCCACCGTAGCCCGAATCTCCAGCGTGCGCCCGAAACGGCACTCCCCGAGCGCCTCCTCCACCTCTGACGCCACCAGCATGGAGCCGCGCATCCCCGGGCGAAGGCGTGCGTCCGCACCGATCGCAACCAGCCCGGCTTCCGCCAGCCCGCCCAGCGCTTCCGCGAAGGGTGCACAGGAGTCTCGCGGCGCGGCGCGAGCCACGGAGACCTCTCCGTCGGAGTCAGCCAGCAGGCGAAGAAGGCGTGCCTCCTCGGCCAGAATGTCCGCGGGAGGAGTGCCGGTCACCGGGTCACTCGTTCCGTGAGGAAGGACAAGTCCAGCGCGCCCGCTCCATGCGTCACCAGCCCGACGCTGACGACATCCACCCCCGCATCCGCCACCGCGGCAATGCTCCCGGCGTGCATCCCGCCCGACGCTTCCAGTTCGGGTCGGCCGGGACGGTCCGCCAGCGCGTCCGCAATGGCGCGCATGACCTCCGGCTCCATGTTGTCGAGAAGGATCCGATCCGCCCCGCAATCCGCGGCTTCCATCGCCTCGGCCTCGGTCCGTGCCTCCACTGTCAGGGGCAGTTCGGCGGAGGCCGCGTCGCGCCGGACGGCGTCGATCGCCGCGCCAATCCCTCCCGCCAGTTCCACATGGTTCTCCTTCACGAGAACCATGTCGGCCAGACTCCAGCGGTGGCTTCGCCCGCCCCCGACCACGACCGCGTACTTCTCCAGCGCACGCAGCCCCGGCGTGGTCTTGCGCGTATCGCAGATGGCCACCTTTCCCTGCGCGGCGTCCACGCATGCGCGGGTGGCCGTCGCCACGGCACACAGCCGCTGAAGGAAGTTCAGCGCCGTGCGCTCTCCGGTCAGGAGTATACGCCCCGGCCCCTCCACGCGGAGGACTTCGTCTCCGGGGGCGAAGACCTCCCCGTCTCTCATTCCGTCAAAGGAGAGTTCGTCCGCCTCTTCCCCGCACTTCCCGAGGCATTCGAACACGCGCCGAAAGACGCCTGCGCCAGCCAGCACTCCCGGTTCGCGAGCCACAACCCGTCCCCGTGCGCGAAGCCCTTCCGGCACGATCGGGAGTGTCGTGCGATCCTCCTGCGCACGGTCTTCCGCAAGCGCTCCGTACAGCACCGGGTCCATCGTCTCCGCTGCCGGGAGCGGCGCATCAAACCTGCCGAGAACTTGTTTCATCACGCACCCCCCGCCATTTCGAGAAGGCGATCGCGAAGACTCGCCGCCAGTTCAAAGTCCAGCCGTTCGGCCGCTGCCAGCATCTCGCGCTCGATCCTGGCCGCCAGTTCCGCATCGTCCATCCCGGCGGGATCCACCGGTTCCTGCCCGTCTCCGTCATCCGTGTCCGCCCGCCCGGAATCCGCAACCACCGTCGCGCCGAGGATCTCCTCCACCGACTTCACGATCCCCTTCGGCGTGATCCCGTGCTTCTCGTTGAACGCACGCTGGAGGTCGCGCCTGCGGCGGGTCTCGGCGATGGCGCGCTCCATCGACCCGGTCATCTCCTCCGCGTAGAGAATCACGCGCCCGTCCACATGGCGGGCCGCCCGTCCCGAAGTTTGCACCAGCGACCGCTCCGAGCGCAAAAACCCCTCCTTGTCGGCATCCAGGATAGCCACCAGCGACACCTCCGGCAGGTCCAGCCCTTCGCGAAGGAGGTTGATTCCCACCAGCACATCGAACTCCCCGAGCCGGAGTCCTCGCAGGATCTCGGCTCGTCGAATCGCCGAAATGTCGGAGTGCAGGTAGCGCACCCGGACGCCCGCATCCTCCAGATACTCCGAGAGATCCTCCGCCATGCGCTTGGTCAGCGTCGTCACGAGAATGCGATCACCCTTCGCCGCTGTCGTGCGAATCTCCTCCAGAAGGTCGTCCACCTGCCCCTCTACCGGGCGAACCACCATCGACGGATCCATGAGCCCCGTGGGCCGGATGATCTGCTCCACCACGACCCCTCCGGTGCGCTCCAGTTCCCACGCCGCGGGCGTGGCGGAGACATGAATCCTCGGGCCGGTCATTTCGTCGAACTCCGCGAAGTGCGCCGGGCGGTTGTCCAGCGCGGAAGGCAGCCGGAACCCGTGCTCCACCAGCGTCCGCTTCCGGCTCCGGTCGCCCGCATACATCCCCCCGATCTGGGGAATGGCAACATGGGATTCGTCGATCACCGTGAGAAAGTCCCCGGGGAAATAGTCGATCAGGCACGGCGGGCGTTCGCCTTCCGCACGCCCCGCCAGATGCCGCGAGTAGTTCTCGATTCCGGAGCAGTACCCCATCTCCTCGATCATCTCCAGATCGAAGCGCGTGCGCGATTCCAGCCGCTGTGCCTCCAGGAGCTTCCCGGACTGCC
Coding sequences:
- the uvrB gene encoding excinuclease ABC subunit UvrB codes for the protein MDFALKAPYEPRGDQPQAIEGLLAGLREGRPDQVFLGVTGSGKTFALANVIAGWGRPTLVISPNKTLAAQLYGEFRGYFPDNRVEYFVSYYDYYQPEAYIPQSDTYIEKDASINDDIDRLRLRASMGPLTRSDVIVVASVSCIYGLGTPEDFLGLSVELLRGARRDRDWVLSALVEIQYSRNDLAPVRGTFRVRGDTIEIRPAHEEDLVRVEFFGDEIDRVRILDPTTGELRGETDSYRVFPAKQYVTTRPKITRGIGLIRDEMTERVAQLRQSGKLLEAQRLESRTRFDLEMIEEMGYCSGIENYSRHLAGRAEGERPPCLIDYFPGDFLTVIDESHVAIPQIGGMYAGDRSRKRTLVEHGFRLPSALDNRPAHFAEFDEMTGPRIHVSATPAAWELERTGGVVVEQIIRPTGLMDPSMVVRPVEGQVDDLLEEIRTTAAKGDRILVTTLTKRMAEDLSEYLEDAGVRVRYLHSDISAIRRAEILRGLRLGEFDVLVGINLLREGLDLPEVSLVAILDADKEGFLRSERSLVQTSGRAARHVDGRVILYAEEMTGSMERAIAETRRRRDLQRAFNEKHGITPKGIVKSVEEILGATVVADSGRADTDDGDGQEPVDPAGMDDAELAARIEREMLAAAERLDFELAASLRDRLLEMAGGA
- a CDS encoding type III pantothenate kinase, which encodes MLLTVDIGNTNVVLGLFGGGEEPLAVLRAPTIRDATPGQLGVLVDGLCEKMPDGEASVSRTILCSVVPDLSRAFCEYVRTALAQEPVVVSAETDLGIPVRVDDPREVGADRIVNALAAREAVGSPAIVVDLGTATTFDCLDNKGAYIGGVIAPGVETSAEDLIRRAARLCRVDLRFPSRVIGTNTRDCVQSGILHGAAKMIDGMVEAIRAEMREPAATVLATGGLAPVLAPRCGT
- the nadC gene encoding carboxylating nicotinate-nucleotide diphosphorylase, giving the protein MKQVLGRFDAPLPAAETMDPVLYGALAEDRAQEDRTTLPIVPEGLRARGRVVAREPGVLAGAGVFRRVFECLGKCGEEADELSFDGMRDGEVFAPGDEVLRVEGPGRILLTGERTALNFLQRLCAVATATRACVDAAQGKVAICDTRKTTPGLRALEKYAVVVGGGRSHRWSLADMVLVKENHVELAGGIGAAIDAVRRDAASAELPLTVEARTEAEAMEAADCGADRILLDNMEPEVMRAIADALADRPGRPELEASGGMHAGSIAAVADAGVDVVSVGLVTHGAGALDLSFLTERVTR
- a CDS encoding biotin--[acetyl-CoA-carboxylase] ligase, with product MTGTPPADILAEEARLLRLLADSDGEVSVARAAPRDSCAPFAEALGGLAEAGLVAIGADARLRPGMRGSMLVASEVEEALGECRFGRTLEIRATVDSTNAALLARDPADTPVGATLVAEHQSAGRGRRGRSFDSRPGLGIWASVVLPPPSDSRRAPRLSLVAALAVARALESEAGVPARIKWPNDVRMDGRKVCGLLVEGRTAGGTLFPVVGFGVNVHHRPADFPSGLASPASSLEMATGRSLPRSRILAAVLRELARAVDAEEAGELDLPAWFSRRDDLPGRSVVVEEGGSVLRGRSLGIDETGSLLLETGTEGIVAVANGDVSLKEEAGCS